From the candidate division WOR-3 bacterium genome, one window contains:
- a CDS encoding TldD/PmbA family protein codes for MEKLLSMAKKVCDQVEIYSLDNKQNVVSFEDAKLHEIDTKFQSGVSLRIIKNGKLGFAYTRNLINQEELLQNALNSLKGGVGAEYEFPLTQDLPQLNTYDASIENISSNQMVEECHRICEALKKTNGEISATAYTFTEKIRILNDKGTDVTTQSSYFGVYASVSYPGTAAGIGRVFADKKFCQMPDNLLNEIIEFYNQSTKETKTTSGKMKVLFMPNVMYALNWRINSGTSGKSVYEKISPIANKIGEKIFSEKITIYDDPLDDKYPGARAFDDEGVAVKKMMVVENGTLKSFYCDLNYAKKLNMKPTGHGYRSGQWESDTITLKPTPTLAYMRYQIGNKSIKDMIKSIDRGIIVEGALGAHSGNIPNGDFSIGANPALYVEKGEIVGQLKDVMVAGNIYEVLKNVIDVSNAVYFSYAGLMPAILLDNVSVATKG; via the coding sequence ATGGAAAAACTCTTATCTATGGCGAAAAAAGTTTGTGACCAAGTTGAGATTTATAGTTTAGATAATAAGCAGAATGTTGTCTCTTTTGAAGATGCCAAACTCCACGAGATTGATACTAAATTCCAATCTGGAGTTAGTCTCCGAATTATTAAAAACGGAAAACTGGGTTTTGCTTATACTCGGAATCTAATTAATCAAGAAGAATTATTACAGAATGCCCTCAATTCCTTAAAAGGTGGCGTGGGTGCGGAGTATGAATTTCCTTTAACTCAAGATTTACCTCAATTAAATACCTATGATGCCAGTATCGAAAATATTAGTAGTAATCAGATGGTTGAGGAGTGTCACCGTATCTGCGAGGCTTTAAAGAAAACGAACGGCGAAATTTCTGCAACCGCCTATACTTTTACAGAAAAAATTCGAATTTTGAATGATAAAGGAACTGATGTGACCACGCAGTCAAGTTATTTTGGTGTTTATGCTTCAGTATCTTATCCAGGCACAGCGGCTGGTATTGGTAGAGTCTTTGCTGATAAAAAGTTCTGTCAGATGCCAGATAATCTGCTCAATGAAATAATTGAATTCTACAATCAGTCAACTAAAGAGACAAAGACTACAAGCGGTAAGATGAAAGTGTTGTTTATGCCGAATGTGATGTATGCGTTAAATTGGCGGATAAATAGCGGAACCAGTGGTAAAAGTGTCTACGAGAAAATTTCACCGATTGCTAATAAAATTGGCGAGAAAATCTTTTCCGAAAAGATAACAATCTACGATGACCCGTTAGATGATAAATATCCTGGCGCAAGAGCATTTGATGATGAAGGCGTTGCGGTTAAAAAGATGATGGTTGTCGAAAACGGGACGCTTAAATCATTTTATTGCGATTTGAACTATGCCAAGAAACTCAACATGAAACCAACCGGTCATGGTTATCGGTCAGGCCAATGGGAAAGTGATACCATAACCTTAAAGCCAACTCCGACACTGGCTTATATGCGCTATCAGATAGGTAATAAGTCAATCAAAGATATGATAAAATCAATTGACCGCGGAATTATTGTTGAAGGTGCCTTAGGAGCACACAGTGGTAATATTCCCAATGGCGATTTTTCTATTGGGGCTAATCCGGCATTATATGTTGAGAAAGGCGAAATCGTCGGACAACTAAAGGATGTGATGGTTGCCGGTAATATTTACGAGGTGTTGAAGAATGTGATTGATGTAAGCAATGCTGTATATTTCAGTTATGCCGGATTGATGCCCGCAATCCTGTTGGATAATGTGTCAGTTGCGACTAAAGGATAA
- a CDS encoding T9SS type A sorting domain-containing protein, with protein sequence MRRSLMPIYLLVLFVQLLFAQVETLPAPIIKNKSFEILSNSRYSVHSGFTSSLSRQILSNILWSMNKAPRLGSYREIYVATPANVYKYDSTNHCLVLHLAGNHRYSPNSAFEIGVATERHEETGFIIQSGLLAGTAFRDSNVATCPMKYAADYANNNWNPLHPIKCVNVFGRYSSVPALDTTCLAISSDSSLPLPRTNRADTFEIILSSYNQDSVFSASSLSLQNISQLAWAGYGVTPHMTINNRRGLTVPSAVAAYYLTRKIYIVRDVGVFRYHNRRPPGTGLSTADHRLELITAEDRRGLLRAASSRIPSTAPVYFVICVGDTLSYGPMQEAGFVGFQLLMQAQALRINGYLTVPLNITERTAIINALSIPTTDIPVIVFSCGEPLTSVNQSQNKIIENEQLRVISLKNGKIKIEYRLTEPGMTSLAIYDIIGRLVYSFEKNFQNPGYYSVEWNKKGLNNQQLSSGVYIGKLISNNKVNSVQFVLTE encoded by the coding sequence ATGCGACGCTCTTTAATGCCTATTTATCTTTTAGTTTTATTTGTCCAATTATTATTCGCACAAGTTGAAACCTTACCGGCGCCAATTATTAAAAATAAATCGTTTGAAATCCTTTCCAATAGCCGATATTCTGTCCATTCTGGTTTTACCAGTTCTTTATCTCGTCAGATACTTTCTAATATTTTATGGTCAATGAACAAAGCACCTCGGTTAGGTAGTTACCGTGAGATTTATGTTGCTACCCCAGCCAATGTTTATAAATATGATTCAACAAATCATTGTTTAGTTCTACATCTTGCCGGCAATCATCGCTATTCGCCTAATTCTGCGTTTGAAATTGGCGTTGCGACGGAACGGCATGAAGAAACCGGATTTATCATTCAATCTGGTTTACTGGCTGGGACTGCTTTCCGAGATTCCAATGTGGCAACTTGTCCGATGAAATACGCTGCCGACTATGCTAATAACAATTGGAATCCCCTGCATCCGATTAAATGTGTTAATGTATTCGGTCGATACAGTTCAGTGCCCGCTTTAGATACAACTTGCCTCGCAATTTCTTCGGACTCGTCACTACCCTTACCACGAACCAATCGCGCTGATACTTTTGAAATAATTTTATCTTCATATAATCAGGATTCGGTTTTCAGTGCCTCATCGCTTTCTTTACAAAATATTTCTCAATTGGCTTGGGCTGGTTATGGCGTAACACCTCATATGACAATTAACAATCGTCGTGGCCTTACAGTTCCGAGTGCGGTTGCAGCCTATTACTTAACACGGAAAATATATATTGTGCGTGATGTTGGTGTCTTTCGCTATCATAATCGTCGACCACCAGGAACAGGACTCTCCACTGCTGACCATCGTCTCGAATTAATAACCGCTGAGGACCGACGCGGCCTTCTTAGAGCCGCAAGTTCAAGAATTCCGTCTACGGCGCCAGTATATTTTGTTATCTGTGTTGGCGATACTCTTAGTTATGGTCCAATGCAGGAAGCCGGTTTTGTCGGCTTTCAGTTATTAATGCAAGCCCAAGCACTCAGAATTAACGGCTATTTAACTGTTCCTTTAAATATAACCGAACGAACTGCAATTATAAATGCTCTGAGTATTCCGACAACAGATATTCCGGTTATCGTCTTTTCCTGTGGTGAACCCTTAACCAGTGTTAACCAATCACAAAATAAGATTATCGAAAATGAGCAGTTACGTGTCATCTCACTTAAAAACGGAAAGATAAAAATTGAATATCGGCTAACTGAACCTGGGATGACATCTTTAGCAATTTATGATATAATCGGTAGATTAGTTTATTCATTTGAAAAAAACTTCCAGAATCCAGGATACTATTCAGTTGAATGGAACAAGAAAGGATTAAACAATCAACAATTATCTTCTGGAGTTTATATTGGTAAATTAATAAGCAACAATAAAGTCAACTCGGTCCAATTTGTCTTAACTGAATAA
- a CDS encoding saccharopine dehydrogenase NADP-binding domain-containing protein: MNICILGAGLQGRIVAWDLAQMGHKVTLVDVNRENLRKTGQKRNISVKLFDVTKREALMQLMQDFEVVVGALPASLGYYAMQCAVRSGIDIVDMSYSEENPLELDKQAKKKKVKIVPDAGFAPGLSNILIGEAYRELGGIDSFRILVGGIPQNPILPLNYKFTWSPSDLVAEYTRPARIVNNYKIVKVEALTGIEQFSIPKIGQLECFYTDGLRSLLHTFKDIKNMEEKTIRYAGHSEIMRELLKFGFCPSEPNPFTNSKIKPKTYVLEFLQTELNKGDDWDLTILLIDIKSKNKSRRYYCLDYYDKQYQITSMARMTAYTCSIITQCIKDYPACGVIAPEFLGMNKKISDFIKSELKKRRIIINQSDY; the protein is encoded by the coding sequence ATGAATATTTGTATTTTAGGTGCTGGATTGCAAGGCAGAATTGTTGCTTGGGATTTAGCCCAAATGGGCCACAAAGTGACACTTGTTGATGTAAACCGAGAAAATCTGCGTAAGACTGGACAGAAGAGAAATATCTCAGTAAAACTTTTTGATGTTACCAAACGCGAAGCATTAATGCAACTTATGCAGGATTTTGAGGTCGTAGTTGGTGCATTACCGGCTTCTCTCGGATACTATGCAATGCAATGCGCCGTTAGATCCGGGATTGATATAGTTGATATGTCGTATTCAGAAGAGAATCCGTTGGAACTTGATAAGCAGGCGAAAAAGAAAAAGGTCAAGATTGTGCCAGATGCTGGTTTTGCTCCAGGACTTTCTAATATCTTAATTGGTGAAGCCTATCGAGAATTAGGCGGAATCGACAGTTTCAGAATATTAGTTGGCGGGATTCCGCAAAATCCGATTCTGCCATTAAATTATAAGTTCACCTGGTCGCCGAGCGATTTAGTTGCTGAATACACCCGACCTGCCCGAATCGTTAATAATTATAAAATAGTTAAAGTTGAAGCCTTAACCGGAATTGAACAATTTTCGATTCCTAAAATTGGTCAGTTGGAATGTTTTTATACTGATGGACTTCGCAGTTTACTGCATACTTTTAAGGATATAAAAAATATGGAAGAAAAGACAATTCGCTATGCAGGTCATTCAGAAATTATGAGAGAGTTGCTTAAATTCGGATTTTGTCCATCAGAACCTAATCCTTTTACTAATAGCAAAATTAAGCCTAAAACTTATGTTCTTGAGTTTTTACAAACGGAATTGAATAAAGGCGATGATTGGGATTTAACGATTCTGTTAATTGATATTAAAAGTAAAAATAAAAGCCGAAGGTATTATTGTCTTGATTACTACGATAAGCAATACCAGATAACATCAATGGCACGGATGACCGCTTATACTTGTTCAATTATCACTCAATGCATCAAAGACTACCCAGCGTGTGGGGTAATCGCACCGGAGTTTTTAGGAATGAATAAGAAAATTAGCGATTTTATTAAATCGGAGTTGAAAAAGAGAAGGATTATAATAAATCAAAGCGATT